One Panicum virgatum strain AP13 chromosome 3N, P.virgatum_v5, whole genome shotgun sequence DNA segment encodes these proteins:
- the LOC120665064 gene encoding probable sugar phosphate/phosphate translocator At2g25520, whose amino-acid sequence MGRDGGGAGGMSDSVLRKVLLSYCYVAVWIFLSFSVIVYNKYILDPKMYNWPFPISLTMVHMAFCSSLAVALVRVLRVVDLPTSPAMTPQLYTSSVVPIGALYAMSLWFSNSAYIYLSVSFIQMLKALMPVAVYSIGVLFKKETFRSSSMLNMLSISFGVAIAAYGEARFDLRGVALQLAAVAFEATRLVLIQILLTSKGISLNPITSLYYVAPCCLCFLVVPWAFVELPRLRAVGTFQPDFFIFGTNSLCAFALNLAVFLLVGKTSALTMNVAGVVKDWLLIAFSWSVIRDTVTPINLFGYGIAFLGVAYYNHVKLQALKAKEAQKKAAQADEEAGSLLQERDGHSDRKSDNQA is encoded by the coding sequence atggggcgggacggcggcggcgccggcggcatgtCGGATTCGGTGCTCCGGAAGGTGCTCCTCTCCTACTGCTACGTCGCGGTGTGGatcttcctctccttctccgTCATCGTCTACAACAAGTACATCCTCGACCCCAAGATGTACAACTGGCCCTTCCCCATCTCGCTCACCATGGTGCACATGGCCTTCTgctcctccctcgccgtcgCGCTCGTCCGCGTCCTCCGCGTCGTCGACCTCCCCACCTCCCCCGCCATGACGCCGCAGCTCTACACCTCCTCCGTCGTCCCCATCGGCGCGCTCTACGCCATGTCCCTCTGGTTCTCCAACTCCGCCTACATCTACCTCTCCGTGTCCTTCATCCAGATGCTCAAGGCGCTCATGCCCGTCGCCGTCTACTCCATCGGGGTGCTCTTCAAGAAGGAGAccttccggtcctcctccatGCTCAACATGCTCTCCATCTCCTTTggcgtcgccatcgccgcgTATGGCGAGGCGCGCTTCGACTTGCGCGGCGTCGCGCTGCAGCTAGCCGCCGTCGCCTTCGAGGCCACGCGCCTCGTGCTCATCCAGATCCTGCTCACATCCAAGGGCATCTCGCTCAACCCCATCACCTCGCTCTACTACGTCGCGCCGTGCTGCCTCTGCTTCCTCGTCGTGCCCTGGGCTTTCGTCGAGCTGCCCAGGCTGCGCGCCGTGGGCACATTCCAGCCtgatttcttcatctttggGACCAACTCACTCTGCGCCTTCGCTCTCAACCTCGCTGTCTTCCTGCTTGTCGGCAAGACCTCCGCGCTGACCATGAACGTGGCCGGAGTAGTCAAGGACTGGCTGCTGATTGCCTTCTCGTGGTCCGTGATCCGGGACACGGTCACCCCGATCAACCTGTTCGGCTACGGGATCGCTTTCCTGGGGGTGGCCTACTACAACCACGTCAAGCTGCAGGCGCTCAAGGCCAaggaggcgcagaagaaggCCGCACAGGCCGACGAGGAGGCTGGTTCGCTGTTGCAGGAGCGCGATGGGCACAGTGATCGCAAGAGTGACAACCAGGCTTAG